The Virgibacillus phasianinus genome includes a window with the following:
- a CDS encoding MBL fold metallo-hydrolase produces the protein MDKQPNENSTENSLLRFMPMTSITSGTGIQVRNDVYYYTDQIVNICFIGTPGIGDWILIDAGMPKAASEIKSVAVDRFGRESKPAAIILTHGHFDHVGGLMDLVEEWEVPVFAHELEIPFLTGEKSYPEPDPTVEGGLVAKASRLFPNEPIDLGNSVQALPADGSVPGLEDWKWIHTPGHSPGHVSFFREEDTALISGDACITVKQDSFYNVLMQSPELNGPPRYLTTDWDAAWDSVKKLAALKPSLIVSGHGPTMEDEELINGLEELVENFGKVAIPDYGKYVDKNRGLH, from the coding sequence ATGGATAAACAGCCAAATGAAAACAGTACAGAAAATAGTTTGCTGCGCTTTATGCCGATGACTTCTATTACAAGCGGAACAGGAATTCAGGTCCGAAACGATGTCTATTACTATACAGATCAAATTGTTAATATATGCTTCATTGGAACCCCGGGAATTGGTGATTGGATTCTGATTGATGCGGGGATGCCAAAAGCAGCTTCTGAAATTAAGTCAGTTGCTGTTGACCGCTTTGGACGTGAGAGCAAGCCAGCTGCAATTATCCTGACACATGGACATTTTGATCATGTTGGCGGCCTGATGGATTTAGTGGAAGAATGGGAGGTGCCGGTTTTTGCACATGAGTTGGAGATTCCGTTTTTAACTGGTGAAAAGTCATATCCTGAACCAGATCCAACTGTCGAGGGTGGCCTAGTTGCGAAAGCATCAAGGTTATTTCCGAACGAACCAATTGATCTTGGGAATTCTGTACAAGCATTGCCTGCTGATGGCAGTGTCCCGGGGCTTGAGGATTGGAAGTGGATTCATACACCTGGCCATTCACCCGGCCACGTATCTTTTTTCCGTGAGGAGGATACAGCCTTAATATCTGGTGATGCATGTATTACTGTCAAACAGGATTCGTTTTATAACGTGTTAATGCAGAGTCCGGAATTAAATGGGCCACCGCGATACCTGACCACTGATTGGGATGCTGCTTGGGATTCGGTGAAAAAACTCGCCGCATTAAAGCCAAGCTTAATTGTATCAGGGCATGGACCGACAATGGAAGATGAGGAATTGATAAATGGACTAGAAGAGCTGGTAGAAAACTTCGGGAAAGTTGCCATCCCTGATTATGGCAAATATGTTGATAAGAATAGGGGTTTGCACTGA
- a CDS encoding DUF2188 domain-containing protein has product MPWTLEDYPSSFKNLDEVVRKKAIDITNSMIDEGYSEDRAIPIATSQAKEWYDNASKKEIDEYESSGKPTKRSDAGKKYDSNPERLEEGEQVVSHEEGWAVQSTNAKQASDVFEKKDEAIKRAREIARNKGTKLTIYNQNGSVQEKESY; this is encoded by the coding sequence ATGCCTTGGACTTTAGAGGATTATCCATCCTCATTTAAAAATTTGGATGAGGTTGTACGCAAAAAAGCAATAGATATAACGAATTCGATGATTGATGAAGGTTATAGCGAGGACCGTGCAATACCAATTGCAACAAGCCAGGCAAAGGAATGGTATGATAACGCTAGTAAGAAAGAGATTGATGAATATGAAAGCAGCGGAAAACCGACTAAGCGTTCAGATGCAGGCAAGAAATATGATAGCAATCCGGAACGATTAGAAGAAGGCGAGCAGGTCGTTTCACATGAAGAAGGCTGGGCGGTTCAATCAACTAACGCCAAACAAGCCAGTGATGTTTTCGAGAAGAAGGATGAAGCAATAAAAAGAGCGCGAGAAATTGCTAGGAATAAAGGAACAAAACTAACAATTTATAACCAAAATGGTTCAGTTCAAGAGAAGGAATCTTATTAG